A region from the Arcanobacterium buesumense genome encodes:
- a CDS encoding DUF3043 domain-containing protein has translation MFGHRKDEAHETAPTPAQSVEKGRVPGKGVPTPRRKDVEKARRRPLVASTAALTKEEKKKLKAENRAKSNELYYKQQTAMRTGDEKNMPPAHRGRVRRWGRDYIDAAGPLGQWFMPMVIPLLVLAAFMSYWPVAAFWATIGIYVIFLLMVLQLVWIVRNAKILATYKFGKDEIPSGFALQMFSRGMYMPRWRLPTPQVKRGQYPDGATAADLKAAKAAKKGR, from the coding sequence GTGTTCGGTCATCGAAAAGACGAAGCGCACGAGACGGCGCCTACACCTGCGCAGTCGGTGGAAAAAGGACGAGTACCTGGTAAAGGAGTGCCTACTCCACGGCGGAAAGATGTTGAAAAGGCACGCCGGCGCCCCCTTGTTGCCTCAACTGCAGCGCTAACAAAAGAAGAAAAGAAAAAACTAAAAGCAGAAAATCGCGCTAAAAGTAATGAGCTTTATTACAAGCAACAAACTGCTATGCGCACGGGGGATGAAAAGAATATGCCTCCGGCACATCGCGGACGGGTGCGCCGTTGGGGACGTGACTATATTGACGCCGCAGGTCCACTCGGGCAGTGGTTTATGCCGATGGTCATTCCTTTACTTGTCCTTGCCGCTTTCATGTCTTATTGGCCAGTGGCGGCCTTTTGGGCAACTATCGGCATCTATGTGATCTTCTTACTTATGGTCCTCCAGCTAGTGTGGATTGTGCGAAACGCTAAGATTCTAGCCACCTATAAATTTGGCAAAGATGAGATTCCTTCTGGTTTTGCCTTACAAATGTTTTCCCGTGGAATGTATATGCCCCGGTGGCGTCTTCCAACGCCACAAGTAAAGCGTGGGCAATACCCAGATGGTGCAACTGCAGCTGATCTGAAAGCCGCAAAAGCGGCTAAAAAAGGCCGCTAA
- a CDS encoding response regulator transcription factor: MDSHAKVLVYSDNRDVRESVMRAVGRKVRSSGAMIEWVEGATAEGTILKIKEAQEADKKFDLLILDAETPKLGGIGLGKMVRDEIDESIPYIVLIARPQDEWLARVARPEKILPYPIDAAELTAAVEDIIG; this comes from the coding sequence ATGGATTCGCATGCAAAGGTGTTAGTCTACTCAGATAATCGTGATGTGCGTGAATCTGTTATGCGCGCTGTTGGGCGCAAAGTCCGTAGTAGTGGTGCAATGATCGAATGGGTAGAAGGCGCTACTGCCGAGGGAACTATCCTTAAGATTAAAGAAGCCCAAGAAGCAGATAAAAAATTTGATTTATTAATTCTTGACGCAGAAACTCCTAAACTTGGAGGCATCGGCTTAGGCAAGATGGTTCGAGACGAAATTGATGAAAGCATCCCTTATATTGTTCTCATCGCCCGTCCGCAAGATGAATGGTTGGCTCGGGTAGCTCGGCCAGAAAAGATTTTGCCTTATCCTATTGATGCAGCTGAACTCACAGCTGCGGTAGAGGACATTATCGGCTAG
- a CDS encoding FKBP-type peptidyl-prolyl cis-trans isomerase — protein sequence MKRSIVAATAALMMVLTGCSSTDSPENAAASADAEMQPGTEMPTVKVDGANTRLIFPKSNAPAGLQKTVLDEGEGRVIEQTDFVVANYVGQVWGNEKPFDSSFSRGKSTGFSLLQVIPGWTQGLTGLKPGAKVILSIPAEMGYGPSGGNQQAGIGEKDTIAFYVEITDVYGTDQAGDPQASMEADLATLPVNITGELGQPVGINVKEGTPNPTEVSTTVIARGNGPEVGGEGSNFYVQYSMATIDNSKTETTYGQTGPFRSTIGRGSIFDGLEGIPVGSRVLIMAPAQGQAHSDDEPGIAVVVDIIGID from the coding sequence GTGAAACGTTCGATTGTTGCGGCCACGGCTGCTCTTATGATGGTCCTCACCGGTTGTTCTTCTACGGACAGTCCAGAAAACGCAGCGGCATCCGCTGATGCGGAGATGCAACCTGGAACTGAGATGCCCACGGTAAAAGTTGATGGTGCCAATACGCGTCTGATTTTCCCGAAATCTAATGCGCCTGCTGGATTACAGAAAACAGTGCTTGACGAAGGCGAAGGTCGGGTTATTGAACAAACTGATTTCGTTGTAGCGAACTATGTAGGCCAAGTATGGGGCAATGAGAAACCGTTTGATTCTTCTTTTTCTCGTGGTAAAAGTACCGGATTTTCTCTTCTGCAGGTCATCCCTGGTTGGACGCAGGGATTAACGGGTCTTAAACCGGGTGCTAAGGTGATTTTGTCGATTCCTGCGGAAATGGGCTATGGTCCCTCTGGTGGTAATCAGCAAGCGGGCATTGGAGAAAAGGATACGATCGCATTTTATGTGGAGATTACCGATGTTTATGGTACCGATCAAGCTGGTGATCCACAGGCGAGTATGGAAGCCGATCTCGCTACTCTTCCAGTAAATATTACTGGTGAGCTTGGCCAACCGGTAGGCATCAACGTCAAAGAAGGAACACCGAACCCTACCGAAGTTTCAACCACTGTCATTGCTCGTGGTAATGGGCCAGAAGTGGGAGGAGAAGGCTCGAATTTTTATGTTCAGTACTCGATGGCAACGATCGATAATTCAAAGACCGAAACAACGTACGGGCAGACTGGGCCTTTTCGTTCGACCATAGGACGCGGTTCTATCTTTGATGGATTAGAAGGAATCCCAGTCGGATCTCGCGTTCTTATTATGGCTCCAGCTCAAGGACAAGCACATAGTGATGATGAACCTGGCATCGCTGTTGTTGTTGATATTATCGGAATTGATTAG
- a CDS encoding superoxide dismutase, with protein MSLYTLPELPYDYAALEPHISGKIMELHHDKHHAAYVTGANNAVANLAAAREAGDLSKINQLSKDLAFNLGGHTNHSIFWQNLSPNGGGQPEGELLEAIKDSFGSFDSFQKHFTAAALGIQGSGWAVLAYDTISGKLNIFQLFDQQGNVPPVTIPLFMVDMWEHAFYLDYLNVKADYLKAIWNIANWEDVAARLTRAQEQATTLVLS; from the coding sequence ATGTCGCTTTATACTCTTCCAGAGCTTCCCTACGATTACGCCGCACTAGAACCGCATATTTCCGGCAAGATTATGGAACTGCATCATGATAAGCACCACGCTGCTTACGTGACCGGTGCCAATAACGCCGTTGCCAATTTAGCCGCCGCTCGTGAAGCCGGTGATCTGTCTAAAATCAACCAGCTCTCTAAAGATCTCGCCTTTAACTTAGGTGGACACACTAACCATTCAATCTTCTGGCAAAACCTTTCCCCTAACGGTGGCGGCCAACCCGAAGGTGAACTTCTTGAAGCCATTAAAGATTCTTTTGGCTCTTTTGATTCATTCCAAAAGCACTTTACCGCTGCTGCACTAGGCATCCAAGGATCAGGCTGGGCAGTGCTTGCTTATGACACTATCTCCGGTAAACTCAACATCTTCCAGCTCTTCGATCAGCAGGGCAATGTTCCTCCGGTAACCATTCCATTATTCATGGTTGACATGTGGGAACACGCCTTCTACCTTGACTACCTGAACGTTAAGGCTGATTACTTGAAGGCCATCTGGAATATTGCAAACTGGGAAGATGTCGCAGCTCGCCTAACCCGAGCACAAGAGCAAGCAACAACACTCGTTCTTAGCTAA
- a CDS encoding dipeptidase gives MDTKNIISRVDEALPHVLAELKDFVTIESISSSSYNQEPLSKSAEWIAQRAKKLGLDTQIIQLETASGLVGRPAVLATRQAVAGKPTVLLYAHHDVQPVGDIAEWDSAPFEAVERNGRLYGRGTADDKAGVLVHLAAIAAADPGVGIRLFIEGEEEVGSPTFVDFLNTYQEQLKADVIVVADSSNWKVGVPALTTSLRGVVQLQVGIKVLDHALHSGFFGGPIVDAVVVASRLIATLHDAEGNVVVAGLRQEDHTDVDYPEDEFRRDAGVLPGVELAGSGSFTSRLWTKPAISVIGMDVPPAQGASNTLIPAVNFVLSMRVAPGQDSQEAAQALVDHLRSHVPFGAHIDVEVSEAGSAFLAGADSEATEIARWALREAWGVDSVDIGQGGSIPFIADLSKVFPEAQILVTGIEDPDTRAHSANESLHLGDFRNAIVAETLMLSRLGK, from the coding sequence ATGGATACAAAAAATATTATTTCGCGCGTTGATGAAGCGCTACCTCATGTTTTAGCCGAGTTAAAAGACTTTGTCACGATTGAATCAATCTCGTCGTCGTCATATAACCAAGAACCTCTTAGTAAATCAGCCGAATGGATTGCTCAGCGTGCCAAAAAACTTGGTTTAGATACACAGATTATCCAGTTGGAAACAGCTTCTGGGCTCGTTGGCCGCCCGGCTGTTCTAGCCACTCGGCAAGCGGTAGCAGGCAAACCAACAGTCCTGCTTTATGCGCATCATGACGTTCAACCAGTAGGGGATATCGCTGAATGGGATTCTGCACCATTTGAAGCTGTGGAACGTAATGGACGGCTTTATGGACGGGGAACAGCTGATGATAAAGCCGGTGTGCTTGTTCATTTAGCCGCCATAGCTGCGGCTGACCCTGGCGTGGGAATTCGACTTTTCATTGAGGGTGAAGAGGAAGTAGGATCTCCAACGTTTGTCGATTTTCTTAATACCTATCAAGAGCAACTCAAAGCTGACGTAATTGTTGTTGCCGATTCATCCAACTGGAAGGTTGGTGTCCCGGCGTTGACGACTTCGTTGCGCGGGGTGGTTCAGCTTCAGGTTGGAATCAAGGTATTAGATCACGCGCTTCATTCGGGTTTCTTCGGCGGGCCGATTGTCGACGCCGTTGTTGTTGCGTCGCGTTTAATTGCGACATTGCATGACGCTGAAGGCAATGTCGTCGTCGCTGGCCTGCGTCAAGAAGACCATACTGATGTTGATTATCCAGAAGATGAATTCCGCCGCGATGCCGGAGTTTTGCCTGGGGTAGAGCTAGCCGGTTCTGGATCCTTTACTTCACGGCTATGGACCAAGCCAGCGATTTCAGTTATTGGTATGGATGTGCCACCTGCTCAAGGAGCATCAAATACGCTTATTCCAGCTGTTAATTTCGTCTTGTCAATGCGTGTGGCGCCTGGCCAGGACTCTCAAGAAGCTGCGCAAGCTCTTGTTGATCATTTACGTTCTCATGTGCCGTTCGGTGCGCACATCGATGTCGAAGTTTCCGAAGCTGGTTCAGCATTTTTAGCTGGGGCAGATAGCGAAGCAACAGAAATCGCGCGATGGGCGTTGCGTGAAGCGTGGGGAGTTGACTCCGTCGATATCGGACAAGGTGGTTCGATTCCATTTATTGCTGATCTGTCCAAGGTTTTCCCGGAGGCTCAAATTCTTGTCACTGGTATCGAAGATCCGGACACTCGGGCACATTCTGCCAATGAGTCCTTGCATCTTGGTGATTTTCGAAATGCCATCGTTGCTGAGACTCTTATGCTGTCGCGGTTGGGTAAGTAG
- the erpA gene encoding iron-sulfur cluster insertion protein ErpA: MSEIATHAVALTDVAAAKVKSLLEQEGRDDLRLRVAVQPGGCSGLMYQLYFDERLLDGDAVVDFDGVEVVVDRMSVPYLDGATIDFADSIERQGFTIDNPNAQGSCACGESFH; this comes from the coding sequence ATGAGTGAAATCGCAACACACGCTGTGGCTCTGACCGATGTGGCAGCGGCGAAAGTCAAGTCACTACTCGAACAAGAAGGCCGAGATGATTTACGGCTCCGAGTAGCTGTTCAACCAGGTGGTTGTTCTGGCCTGATGTATCAGCTTTATTTTGACGAGCGTTTACTTGATGGCGATGCTGTCGTCGATTTTGACGGTGTGGAAGTTGTGGTAGATCGGATGTCTGTTCCTTATCTTGACGGAGCTACAATCGACTTTGCTGATTCGATCGAACGTCAAGGTTTTACTATCGATAACCCGAATGCTCAGGGTTCTTGTGCATGTGGAGAATCCTTCCACTGA
- a CDS encoding leucyl aminopeptidase gives MTTFDLTSSLDINSNLAIVVAQKEDKLTVLSPIDADFSAAVTQALTTLDFSAKPLSTAVIVNPVDPTKIVIAVGQCTEHETESLRHMAGVASRAAHGRDSLTLCFPHETAAQAGAIIEGAQLGAYVFDAYKKPAKKPVAHVVVVSEHTDEEIRDHALVLAEAVNAIRDLENTTPNYLNPVTFAQHAKDIAEAAGLAVKVYDEKDLEAEKLAGLLQVGRGSASAPRLVRVEYKPENAEGFTALIGKGITFDTGGYSLKPSGSITEMKTDMTGAATVLHAVIAAANLGIKRHVVAWLCLAENMVSGTAGRPDDVIVYRNGISVEINNTDAEGRLVMADGLIMGVEENPDEIIDIATLTGAQMVALGNRTTGIMGTDDVRDAVVAAADRAGEPAWGMPLPAELRSSLDSDCADMKNSGSRYGGMLVAGLFLKEFVGQTPWAHIDIAGPSFNRESAWGYQPKGATGVMLRTLVEHLAR, from the coding sequence ATGACTACTTTTGATTTAACTTCTTCTCTCGATATCAATTCCAACCTTGCTATTGTTGTAGCGCAGAAGGAAGACAAACTTACTGTCCTTTCACCGATTGACGCTGATTTTAGCGCAGCTGTAACACAAGCATTAACAACGCTAGATTTTAGCGCTAAGCCACTTTCCACTGCAGTAATCGTCAACCCAGTTGATCCTACTAAGATCGTGATCGCCGTCGGCCAATGCACCGAGCATGAAACTGAATCATTACGCCATATGGCCGGTGTTGCTAGCCGGGCAGCTCATGGCCGTGACTCATTAACGCTATGTTTCCCTCACGAAACGGCTGCCCAAGCTGGCGCAATTATTGAAGGCGCTCAGCTAGGTGCTTATGTATTTGACGCATACAAGAAGCCAGCAAAGAAGCCTGTCGCTCACGTCGTCGTCGTATCAGAACACACAGACGAAGAAATCCGCGATCACGCTCTAGTCCTTGCTGAAGCAGTAAATGCGATTCGTGACCTCGAAAACACCACACCAAATTATCTCAACCCAGTAACTTTCGCACAGCACGCTAAGGATATCGCCGAAGCTGCTGGTCTAGCCGTCAAAGTCTATGACGAAAAAGACCTCGAAGCAGAAAAGCTAGCTGGATTACTCCAAGTTGGCCGCGGCTCCGCTTCTGCCCCACGGTTGGTTCGTGTTGAGTACAAGCCGGAGAATGCTGAAGGTTTTACTGCCTTAATTGGTAAAGGCATCACCTTTGATACCGGTGGTTATAGCTTGAAGCCATCGGGTTCTATCACTGAGATGAAGACCGATATGACTGGCGCGGCAACTGTCTTACACGCTGTTATAGCCGCCGCAAACCTCGGAATCAAGCGTCATGTGGTTGCTTGGCTCTGCTTGGCTGAAAATATGGTTTCCGGAACCGCTGGACGGCCCGATGACGTCATCGTCTACCGCAACGGTATCTCTGTGGAAATCAACAATACTGATGCCGAAGGTCGTCTTGTTATGGCCGACGGTCTGATCATGGGTGTTGAAGAGAACCCTGATGAGATTATTGATATCGCTACACTCACTGGCGCACAAATGGTTGCTTTAGGCAATCGGACAACTGGCATTATGGGAACCGACGATGTTCGTGACGCAGTAGTCGCTGCCGCAGATCGTGCTGGAGAGCCAGCATGGGGAATGCCGTTACCTGCGGAACTTCGTTCTTCGCTTGATTCCGATTGTGCTGATATGAAGAATTCTGGTTCTCGTTATGGCGGAATGCTTGTAGCCGGTTTATTCTTGAAGGAATTCGTTGGCCAAACGCCGTGGGCCCATATTGATATTGCCGGTCCGTCATTTAACCGAGAAAGTGCCTGGGGCTACCAGCCTAAAGGTGCAACTGGTGTCATGCTCCGCACTCTTGTAGAACATCTAGCACGCTAA